One window of the Xiphophorus couchianus chromosome 12, X_couchianus-1.0, whole genome shotgun sequence genome contains the following:
- the arl6ip4 gene encoding ADP-ribosylation factor-like protein 6-interacting protein 4: protein MNRTRSSDRVTREKKTEKKKRGQSSSSSSSSSSSSSRGRSAKKISSTKKKMTDGKEQRKRRRTRSSSSSSTSSSSSPSSSSSSDEKRKRKKSKAKKKKLKKQKAKLKKQRKKEKKKLKKKEKKLKKEVEAMQRPPEKPPSYLEVMQNEEEEEDEVELGPVMTDEQKARLATKRPLTKEEYEARQSVIRRVVDPETGRTRLVRGEGEIIEEIVTREKHKDINKQATMGDGNAFQRKLGMKR from the exons ATGAATCGCACCAGATCATCTGACCGAGTTACTagggagaagaaaacagagaaaaagaaacgcGGACAGTCTTCTTCTTcgtcgtcttcctcctcctcctcttccagcAGGGGCAGGTCGGCTAAGAAAATTTCTTccacgaagaagaagatgacag ATGGGAAAGAGCAACGAAAGAGGCGGAGGACGCgatcctcatcttcatcatccacttcctcctcttcctctccctcttcctcctcctcaagTGATgagaagagaaagaggaagaagagcaaagccaagaagaagaaactgaagaAACAGAAGGCCAAGCTgaagaaacagaggaaaaaggagaaaaagaagttgaagaagaaggagaagaagctgaaaaagGAGGTGGAGGCGATGCAGAGACCTCCAGAGAAACCTCCATCCTACCTGGAGGTGATGCAgaatgaagaagaggaggaggatgaggtgGAGCTGGGGCCAG TCATGACCGACGAGCAGAAGGCCCGGCTCGCCACTAAGAGGCCTCTCACCAAGGAGGAGTATGAGGCCAGGCAGAGCGTGATCCGCAGAGTGGTGGAcccagaaacaggaagaaccAG GTTGGtgagaggagaaggagagatCATTGAGGAGATAGTGACCcgagagaaacacaaagatatCAACAAG CAAGCTACAATGGGAGATGGGAATGCCTTCCAGAGAAAACTGGGAATGAAAAGGTAG